The Pyxidicoccus xibeiensis DNA segment GTGGGCTTCGTCACCGCGGCTGCCGACGGCCTCTACCGCTTCGACACCACGCTCGAGGGCAACTCCAACCAGGGCCACACGTACGGTACCCAGGAGCTGAACGACACGCAGAAGTGGGAGCTCGTCGAGTACCTCAAGTCACTCTGAGGCGCGGCGTGGTGGGCAGGGCGTGGGACGCCCTGCTCGCGCACTCAAGCCGCGGCGGAGGCGGCCTGCTCCACCGCGGGCTTGAGCACCTCGCGCGCCCACTGCGCCAGCGTGGTGGGCGTGGTGGTCTGCGCGGAGCGGGGCTCGGCGGGGTCCAGGCCGCCCTTGATGGCCGCGCCATACATCTCGATGTACAGGTCCACCGCGAACGCGGGCATGCCCACGTCCAGCATGGCCTTGCGCGCGTCGTCCAGCGTCACCTGCACGTAGCGCACGGGACGGCCCAGCGCCTCCGTGAGGATGGGCCCCAGCTGCCCGTACGTGATGTCCGCCGGGCCATGCACGCCGACGTAGCGGTGCCCCTTCCAGCCCGCGTCCAGCAGCACCTCGGCCGCCTTGGCCGCGATGTCCCTCACCGCCACGAAGGGCAGCGCCTTGTCGCGCGGCAGCGGCATGAACAGCGAGCCCGTCTTCGCCACCGTGCCCGCGTCGCGCAGCAGGTTCTCCATGAAGAAGCCCGGCCGCAGGGAGGTGACGTCCGGGCACACCGCCTTGAAGGCCTCCTCGACGCCCAGCAGCGCCCCCACCGGGCCGGTGCCCGGGCCGTTGTGCGCGCCGATGCTGGACAGCACCACCACGCGCTTCACGCCGTGCGCCTTCACCGCCTTCGCGGCCGTGCGCGCCGACTCCTGCGTCCAGGCCAGGAAGTCCGGCCGCACCGCCGGAGGCGACAGCCAGAACAGCGCCTCCGCCCCCGCCAGCGCGCGGTCCAGCACCGCCGCGTCGTCGGTGCTGCCCTCCACCAGCTTCGCGCCGCGCTTCACCAGGTCCGCCACCTTGTCGGCGCTCCGGCTGATGACGGTGACGGAGCGGCCCGCCTCCAGCAGGCGCAGCACGAGGGGACGGCCGATGTTTCCATTGGGGGTGTTGATGACGATGGACATGAGTGCCTCCGGTGACTTCGGGATGGGCTCAAGGTGCTCCCCCGCGGCGCATGAGGCCACTGCATGTTACTCATGTGCTCATGAGCGCCCTTCATGCCCGTCGCCCCCGGCGGCCCGCCCCGGCCCTCGCCGTGGCCGCCGCCCCCGCGCCGCCCGCCGCCGCGGACCTCGCCGGCATCAACCTCAACCTGGTGGTGGCGCTGGACGCGCTGCTCACCGAGGCCAACGTCACCCGGGCCGCGCAGCGCCTGGGCGTCACCCAGTCGGCCATGAGCCACTCCCTGCGGCAGCTTCGCGAGCTGCTCGGGGATGCGCTGCTCATCCGCGGCCGGGGCGGAATGATGCGCACGCCCCGGGCGGAGCAGCTCGCCGCGCCCCTCCACCGGGGGCTGCTGGAGCTCCAGCGGGCGCTGCGCAGCGAGCCCACCTTCGAGCCCCGCACCGCCACCCGCCGCTTCACCCTGGCGACGGGGGACTACTTCGCCGCCGCGCTGCTGCCGGAGCTGCTCGGCCTGCTGGGCAACGAGGCCCCCGGGGTGGACCTGGTCATCCGCCACCTCATCCCCGACGCGGTGACCTCCCTGCTGGAGAGCGGCGAGGCGGAGCTCGCCGTGGGGGCCTTCCCCGACTCCCACCTCTCCCTGCGCCAGCAGAAGCTCTTCACCGAGGACTTCGTCTGCGTCGTCCGCAAGGGCCACCCCGCCGCGCGGAAGGGGCTGGACCTGGAGACCTACCTGCGCCTGCCCCACGTCCTCATCAGCCCCCGGGGCGAGGGCGCCGGGGCGGTGGACACGGCGCTGGCGAAGCTGGGGCGCTCGCGGCGCATCGGCCTGCGGCTGCCCTACTTCCTCACCGCCCCCCTGGCGCTGACCCGCTCGGACTACATCCTCACCGCCCCCCGCCGCCTGGTGGAGCCCTTCGCCGGGACCTGGCCCCTCCAGCTCCTCCCGCCCCCCATCGCCCTCAGGTCCTTCGACGTCCTCCAGTTCTGGCACGAGCGGTTCGACAGTGACCCAGCCCACCGCTGGCTGCGGGGCATGGTGGCCCGGGCAGCCTGGTGCCCCCCGTGTCAACCCGGCGGGTTCTCACCCGGAGTGCGCGGGAAGCAACCTTCCTGACACTCCCGGACAGAGACACTGAACGCAGATTCAAGGGTGGGCGAGCATCCCACGGGCCGGCCGTTGTAGGGTGGTCCTCTATGACTTCTTCCGAGAAGCTGGTTTTCACTCAAACGGTCGAGGCACTTTTCGTGCGTGCCCTCGAAAACCGTCTCACCCCGGCGTGCCGAGAGCACCTGCGCCGGGCAGGGTTGGACCTCGACCAGAAGCTGGAGCGGACCTACACCCTGGAGCAGTGGAAGGAGTTCCTGCGCATCGCCGCGGGTCACGTCTATGGCGGCGTCCCCGCCGAGGCCGCGTACTACTCGCTGGGCGAGCGCTTCATGGATGCCTACTTCGGGACGTTTTTCGGCCGGGCCCTCCTGGGCGTCGTCCGGCTGGCCGGCCCGCGCCGCATGCTCCTGCGCACGGACATGGGCTTTCGCGCCGGCAACAACTTCAGTGAGGTCGAAATCGTCGAGCGTAGCCCGACGATGTTGGAGCTGCGGATGAATGATGTCCTGGCGGACCTGCCCACCTTCGCGTCCGGGCTGCTGGCCCGGGCGGTGGAGCTGTGCGGCGGGTGGCGGGCGGTGGCCGTGCCGGAGGAGTTCGACGGCACCTCGGCCACGTTCCACATCCGCTGGTCGGAAGTTCCCGTCGAGGCCGCGCTGAGCGCCGCCGGGGACGGCTCGGGCGCGTCGCGGCCCCGGGTGTAGGAATTGACTCGTGGGGCCCGGGAGGCCAGGGGCGCCTGAAGCGCTCCGCCCCCGAGGCCCACACTCGGACGGTGGACCTAGTCGTCCATCTCCGCAATCCACCGTCGCAGCAGGGCCACGGCCTCCGCATCCACCTGCTCGGTCCCCAGCGGCGGCATGCTCCAGCCGGACTCCCGCTTCGAGACGCGCTCAATCATGTTGCTCTTGTCCGGCTTGCCCGGCTTGAAGGCGAGGGTGCCGGCGCCGTAGGTGGGCGTGTCTCGTGGCGAGCCCAGCCGGTCCACCGGGAGCCAGAAGTCGAGCGAGTTCTGGGGGTCGAAGCACCGCTCGCCGTCCGAGTCCGGGCGCTTCTGGTTGTGGCAGTGGGCGCAGTTGGCGTGCAGGTAGCCCAGGGCCGCGCGCTCCACATCGTTGCCGGGCACGGTGAAGCCGATGGCGGGCGGCCGGCTCAGCGTCCCGGCCACCCTCAGATCTTCCAGGTCCAGCAAGTCCGGAGGCGCATCGTAGGACAGCTGGATGGCGGAGAAACCCAGCACCCGGCTCTCCCGTCCGCCGTGGCAGCCGAAGCAGTTCGCCGCGGAGGGCACGTCGTGCGGGGTGCCGACCGCGTTGTCCTGTCCGTCGGGGGCGGCCACCGCGTCGCGCTGGTCGGGCAGCCAGACATAGGCCAGGGCGCGCCAGTCCTCGGGGCGGGGCCCGAACTTCTCCAGCAGCCGCGTCTCCACGCGCACCCCGTCCCGGGTGAACTCCTTCCACAGCTGCGTCCCCTCGGGGAACTGCCACGAGTCCATGTCGCGCGTGTCGATGCGGCCGCCCGGCGGGAGGCGAATCCAGCGGCGCTTGGTGGCGCCATCTGTCCACAGCGGGAACTGGGGAGCGAAGGCCCGCACGTCGTCGGCAAGCACCGTCATCGAGGAGTCGGTGAACAGCCCCGTGCCGGAGAGGCGCTCGGGCATGGCGGAGAGGGAGGAGGTCGCCACCGGCTCACAGACCTCGAAGTCGCTGCACCCGGAGAGGACTCCAGCGGCGACGAGAGCCAGACACACACGCATGAGACATCCCCCGTGATGGCGCCCGCTTCTGGGCGTCGCCACGGAAAACACCGACCCGGGCGCGAAGTGTCACCGCGCTCGCGGTCCCCTACCCGTCGACCTTCCAATCCGGGCCAGGAGGCAGCTCGGAGGTGTTCAGGGCTTCGAGCGCAATCGCTTCCAGCCTGTCGAGCGTGTCCGCCCGCCGCGTCCAGTGCGGACCTCCGTGGCGCGTCACGCGTGCCTCCCAGCCGCCTTCCACGGGATGGAGGCAGACCCCGTGCTCAATCACGGAGAGGTCGTCGTCAATCCTGACGGGGCGAGTGAACGCAATGATTCCCGAGGAGGCGAAGTATGGGGCGGCCCTGAACTTGAAACCTCGCGCCTCCAGCCGTCGTCCGAGGTCTTCGAGGACGCTCTGGTGTGAAACATCCATGGTGCCCTCCCAGGGAAGCTCGGGTGGTGTTCAAGCGCCGGTGAGCAGCAGGGCAATGGCGCTTCCGAGGCCCTCGGGGTTGTCCTCGGAGAAGCCATGCCCCGATGCCTCGACGGTGGCCACGGGGATGCCGGCGGCGGCCACCTGACGGGCCGTCTCGTGCGTCGTCTCGTCACTGAGCGCGCCGAGGATGTAGCCCTTCACCGGAACGGGCAGCGCGGCCAGTCGGGGAATGAGGCCGCCCTGCCCCAGCCGGACCAGTGACGTCGCGCTCCGGTGGAAGGCCACGGGGTCCGCCATGCGCAGGCTCTCGCGGTAGGACGGCGCGGACATCGACTCGACGAACTGGTCCCATTTCGCCACGAAGACGTCGAGCGGCGTCGCGGCCGCCACGGCGCTCCCGGTCGCGTCCTCGGGACGCAAGTTCGGCTCGGCGACCAGCAGGGCCGCCGGAGGCCGGCCGGCGCGAGTCAGCTCTTCCGCGACAAGGATGCCGAGCGTGCCACCCATGCTGTGTCCCACCAGTGCCACCGGGCCGGCACGCGAGGCGAGCAGC contains these protein-coding regions:
- a CDS encoding NmrA family NAD(P)-binding protein, with protein sequence MSIVINTPNGNIGRPLVLRLLEAGRSVTVISRSADKVADLVKRGAKLVEGSTDDAAVLDRALAGAEALFWLSPPAVRPDFLAWTQESARTAAKAVKAHGVKRVVVLSSIGAHNGPGTGPVGALLGVEEAFKAVCPDVTSLRPGFFMENLLRDAGTVAKTGSLFMPLPRDKALPFVAVRDIAAKAAEVLLDAGWKGHRYVGVHGPADITYGQLGPILTEALGRPVRYVQVTLDDARKAMLDVGMPAFAVDLYIEMYGAAIKGGLDPAEPRSAQTTTPTTLAQWAREVLKPAVEQAASAAA
- a CDS encoding LysR family transcriptional regulator; the protein is MSALHARRPRRPAPALAVAAAPAPPAAADLAGINLNLVVALDALLTEANVTRAAQRLGVTQSAMSHSLRQLRELLGDALLIRGRGGMMRTPRAEQLAAPLHRGLLELQRALRSEPTFEPRTATRRFTLATGDYFAAALLPELLGLLGNEAPGVDLVIRHLIPDAVTSLLESGEAELAVGAFPDSHLSLRQQKLFTEDFVCVVRKGHPAARKGLDLETYLRLPHVLISPRGEGAGAVDTALAKLGRSRRIGLRLPYFLTAPLALTRSDYILTAPRRLVEPFAGTWPLQLLPPPIALRSFDVLQFWHERFDSDPAHRWLRGMVARAAWCPPCQPGGFSPGVRGKQPS
- a CDS encoding DUF2378 family protein — translated: MTSSEKLVFTQTVEALFVRALENRLTPACREHLRRAGLDLDQKLERTYTLEQWKEFLRIAAGHVYGGVPAEAAYYSLGERFMDAYFGTFFGRALLGVVRLAGPRRMLLRTDMGFRAGNNFSEVEIVERSPTMLELRMNDVLADLPTFASGLLARAVELCGGWRAVAVPEEFDGTSATFHIRWSEVPVEAALSAAGDGSGASRPRV
- a CDS encoding alpha/beta fold hydrolase; translation: MNVEESVRIEVPGMRHRILRGRSSGAAQVLVYLHGLGCAGSRDWPPVAHSAALSHHASIWFDLLGFGQSDRPQDFSYELAEQARLLAALLASRAGPVALVGHSMGGTLGILVAEELTRAGRPPAALLVAEPNLRPEDATGSAVAAATPLDVFVAKWDQFVESMSAPSYRESLRMADPVAFHRSATSLVRLGQGGLIPRLAALPVPVKGYILGALSDETTHETARQVAAAGIPVATVEASGHGFSEDNPEGLGSAIALLLTGA